In Litoreibacter ponti, the genomic stretch CGCAATGAGCGCCGCATCCTTGACGCCGGGCGCACGTTCGACGCCGGACGAGACATCGACCTGATCCGCCCCGGTGAGCTTGATTGCCTCGGCGACATTCGCCGCCGTCAATCCGCCCGCCAGCATCCAAGGCACCGACCAGCGGCGACCCGCAATCAGGCGCCAGTCGAAGGACAGCCCGTTGCCGCCCGGCAGATTGCCGCCCGTCGGCGGCTTGGCATCGACGAGAAGCTGATCTGACACCGCGGCATAATCCGCGAGCGCGGGCAGATCCTCTTCGCCAGCGACCCCCACCGCCTTCATCACGGGCAGCCCGAAGCGGGCGCGGATCTCGGACACGCGGTCGGGGCTTTCCTTGCCGTGGAGCTGCAGCATGTCGAGCGGAACCCGGTCAACCAGCCCGTCCAGCATCTCGTCGGACGCATCCACCGTCAGCGCGACCTTGGCGATGCCCAGCGGCACGTCCAAGGCCAGCGTCCGCGCCGTCTCGAAGCTGACATTGCGCGGAGATTTCTCAAAAAACACGAAGCCGACATATCCGGCCCCCGCTTGCGCGCAGGCGGCCACATCCTCAGGGCGGCTCAGGCCGCAAATTTTTACCCGAACGGACATGGGAGGATCAGCGCGCGGGCGCGCTGTCGTCGAGCAGGGCGAGGACCTCGTCCTTGCCCTCGTTGTTCTTGCGCTTGAGGCCTTTGACCTCGCGGGCGAGCTGCTCTTTCTCGCGGCGCTGCGCGCGGGCCTCGGCACGGTGCTTGTGCTCGCGGAACCACTCCCAGACGAAGCCGATGAGCAAGCCAATGACGATGGCCGCGAAGATGATCACGAAAAGCGGCAATTCATAGGACAGGGGCTGGCCCAAATAGGCGGCCATCTCGGACGGCAGCACCTTGATGGTGACCATGCCGCGATTGGCCAGCGCCACGAGGATCAGGCAGATGCCCACGAGGGCCAAAAACAGGTAGCGCAGGTATTTCATCAGCTCTCGAGCCTCAAGGTTGGACGTCTCGGTCTCAGTCGTGCCCGTTCAGTCGGTCGCGCAGCAGCTTGCCGGTCTTGAAAAAGGGCACATGTTTCTCTTCGACATGAACGCTCTCGCCGGTGCGGGGGTTCCGGCCAACGCGCGCATCGCGCTTCTTGACGGAAAAGGCCCCGAAGCCGCGCAGCTCGACCCGGTTGCCGGAGGCGACGGCGTCGATGATCTCTTCGAAGATGGTGTTCACGATACGCTCGACATCACGTTGGTACAAATGCGGGTTCTCATCGGCGATCTTCTGGATCAGCTCGGAGCGTATCATCAATCATCCTCCCCAGGACTTTGCGTTTGGCAGCGACCCTTGTCCGAGCCGTCTGTCCGGGGACTATAGGCCGAATAATCGAGCGGCGGAAGGCGTTTAGAGCCTCCCTGCCCCCCCATCATCGGGGAAAAGAGCGTGAAAAAATCGCATCTCGACGCGGGTGGCCCAAGAATAAGGCAGCGCAAAGGACGCCCGACCCCGCCACCCGGGATGCGATTCGGCGCGCGCGGACGGCATGCGGTCCGTATTGCGCTCACCCGCGTGCAAGCGCGGCGTAGAGCCGGGTCAACACCCGCCGAACCTCCGGCAGATGACGGTCATCGTGGTGAGTGACGACCCATTGATCATGGGCCAGCTCCGGCACCGTGTCGCCCACGCGGACGAGCCCGGGTTCGCGATCGCCGATGAAGGTCGGCAGCAGTGCCTTGCCTCGGCCCGCGCGCACGATATCGAGAGAGTTGCGCGGGGCGGTCACCTCGAAAATGGCGTCGCGCCCCACTCTGGCGTCCAACCATCGGGCCGACGGCGTGTCGGCCAGCACCTTGACCCAAGGGCGGTCCTCGGCGCCCTTCAAGGCGTAGGGCGCGAATTCGTTGCGAGCGGTCTTGCGCCCGGCGAGGCTGGCCTCGCGCGGACGCTGATTGCGGATACCGATCACCACTTCGCGGTGGGCAATATCCAGCGCGGCCTCGGCGGCGGCGAAGCGCAGACGCAGGTCCGGCGGGGTGCCGGTGAGGGCATCAAGCAAGTCCAATAGGTGCAGCACCGTCCAGCTTCCGGCGGAGATCTTGACCAGCGGCAGCGTCTCTGCCGCCGGGCGCGCGGTGATTTGGGTGATGCGGGTTTCGACCTCGGCCAGCTCATCGCGCATCGCGCGGCCCTCGTCCGTCAGGGCGTAGCCGCGGTCATGGCGGGCGAACAGCTCGCGGCCCAACGCGCGTTCCAGCGCGAGCATCCGGCGGCCCAACGTCGCCGGGCTGCGTCCGGTGGCGCGCGCGGCCGGCGACAGCCCGCCATCGCGGGCGACGGCGAGGAACAGGTTCAGGTCATCCCAGGATACATCCTTTTCATTCATGAAATGATCACTTCATTTCCGCTCATTTCGTTGCACCCCCAACTGGCGGTATCACCGAAGCGAAGTCAAGCACCCCTAATGATGGAGAGCCCTATGCCCGAGCATCTGAAGACGGACCAATCTTTCCCGAACCCGCGCCCAAGTGCGGCGGCACAAAAGGCGCAGGCCTTCTACGAGCTGCATGGCGGCCATGGGCCTGTGTTGATCTTCTGGCTGGTGGATCGGCTCTATCGCGCGATCCGGCGCATTGAGACGCCCCCGCCCGAGACGACACTGCCGTGGGACCGCGTGCGTGCCGCCAAGGCAGGCGCGCCAGACTTTTTGGAAAAGTCTGGGGGCAAATCCTTCTAAAGGATTTGGTCGCAATTTCTTTTCAAGAAATTGCCCCCTCAAAAAGAAAAAGGCCCCGCTGTCTCCAGCAGGGCCTCCAGACTTCATATCGCGACAGGCGCTTAGTCGTCGTCGGATTTCAGCGCTGCACCCAGGATATCGCCGAGCGATGCACCGGAGTCGGAGGAGCCATACTGCTCGACCGCCTCTTTCTCTTCGGCGATCTCGCGGGCCTTGATCGACAGGCCCAGACGGCGGGTCTTGGCGTCAACATTGGTCACGCGCACGTCGACCTTGTCGCCCACCTGGAAGCGCTCGGGGCGCTGCTCTGCCCGGTCACGCGACAGGTCGGAGCGGCGGATGAAGGACTTGGCGCCCTCGTATTCCACCTCGATGCCGCCATCCTCGATCGAGGTGACCTCGACGGTGATGATAGAGCCGCGCTTCACGCCCTCGGTTGCCGTGTCGAAGGAGCCGTCCAGCGCCTTGATCGACAGGGAGATGCGCTCCTTCTCGACATCCACCTCGGTGACCACGGCCTTGACCATGTCGCCTTTGCGGAAGTCCTGCAGGGCGTCTTCGCCCCGGCCTTCCCAGGTGATGTCGGACAGGTGCACCATGCCGTCGATGTCGTTGTCGAGACCCACGAACAGACCGAACTCGGTGATGTTCTTGACCTCGCCTTCGATCTCGGTGCCGACGGGGTTGTTCTCGGCGAAGACTTCCCACGGGTTGCGCATGGTCTGCTTGAGACCAAGGGAGACGCGGCGCTTGGCGCTGTCGATCTCCAGGACCATGACTTCCACTTCCTGCGAGGTGGACACGATCTTGCCGGGGTGCACGTTCTTCTTGGTCCAGGACATCTCGGAGACGTGGACCAGACCTTCGACACCGGGCTCCAGCTCCACGAATGCACCGTAATCGGTGATGTTGGTGACGCGGCCCTGATGCGTGCTGTCGAGCGCGTATTTGGCGGCTACGGCCTCCCACGGATCGTCCTGCAGCTGCTTCATGCCAAGGCTGATGCGGTGGGTCTCCTTGTTGATCTTGATGACCTGCACCTTGACCGTCTCGCCGATCGACAGGATCTCGCGCGGGTCGTTGACCCGGCGCCATGCCATGTCAGTGACGTGCAGCAGGCCGTCCACACCGCCCAGGTCGACGAAAGCGCCGTACTCGGTGATATTCTTGACCACGCCGTCGACCGCCTGGCCTTCAGTGAGGTTGCCGATGACCTCGGCCCGCTGCTCGGCGCGGGACTCTTCGAGGATCGCGCGACGCGACACCACGATGTTGCCGCGGCGG encodes the following:
- a CDS encoding phosphoribosylanthranilate isomerase: MSVRVKICGLSRPEDVAACAQAGAGYVGFVFFEKSPRNVSFETARTLALDVPLGIAKVALTVDASDEMLDGLVDRVPLDMLQLHGKESPDRVSEIRARFGLPVMKAVGVAGEEDLPALADYAAVSDQLLVDAKPPTGGNLPGGNGLSFDWRLIAGRRWSVPWMLAGGLTAANVAEAIKLTGADQVDVSSGVERAPGVKDAALIADFIAAAAG
- a CDS encoding LapA family protein; translated protein: MKYLRYLFLALVGICLILVALANRGMVTIKVLPSEMAAYLGQPLSYELPLFVIIFAAIVIGLLIGFVWEWFREHKHRAEARAQRREKEQLAREVKGLKRKNNEGKDEVLALLDDSAPAR
- the ihfB gene encoding integration host factor subunit beta; this encodes MIRSELIQKIADENPHLYQRDVERIVNTIFEEIIDAVASGNRVELRGFGAFSVKKRDARVGRNPRTGESVHVEEKHVPFFKTGKLLRDRLNGHD
- a CDS encoding LysR family transcriptional regulator, yielding MNEKDVSWDDLNLFLAVARDGGLSPAARATGRSPATLGRRMLALERALGRELFARHDRGYALTDEGRAMRDELAEVETRITQITARPAAETLPLVKISAGSWTVLHLLDLLDALTGTPPDLRLRFAAAEAALDIAHREVVIGIRNQRPREASLAGRKTARNEFAPYALKGAEDRPWVKVLADTPSARWLDARVGRDAIFEVTAPRNSLDIVRAGRGKALLPTFIGDREPGLVRVGDTVPELAHDQWVVTHHDDRHLPEVRRVLTRLYAALARG
- the rpsA gene encoding 30S ribosomal protein S1, with translation MAQNASMEEFEALLNESFEMDTPDEGSVVKGRVIAVEAGQAIIDIGYKMEGRVDLKEFAEPGESADLSVGDEVEVFLDRVENARGEASISRDKARREEAWDRLEKAYADEERVDGAIFGRVKGGFTVDLGGAVAFLPGSQVDVRPVRDAGPLMGMKQPFQILKMDRRRGNIVVSRRAILEESRAEQRAEVIGNLTEGQAVDGVVKNITEYGAFVDLGGVDGLLHVTDMAWRRVNDPREILSIGETVKVQVIKINKETHRISLGMKQLQDDPWEAVAAKYALDSTHQGRVTNITDYGAFVELEPGVEGLVHVSEMSWTKKNVHPGKIVSTSQEVEVMVLEIDSAKRRVSLGLKQTMRNPWEVFAENNPVGTEIEGEVKNITEFGLFVGLDNDIDGMVHLSDITWEGRGEDALQDFRKGDMVKAVVTEVDVEKERISLSIKALDGSFDTATEGVKRGSIITVEVTSIEDGGIEVEYEGAKSFIRRSDLSRDRAEQRPERFQVGDKVDVRVTNVDAKTRRLGLSIKAREIAEEKEAVEQYGSSDSGASLGDILGAALKSDDD